The Caballeronia sp. SL2Y3 genome includes a window with the following:
- a CDS encoding LysR family transcriptional regulator, producing MDERNAPIELRLLRYFVTVAEEMHFGRAAARLAMTQPPLSQAIRALEDALGVALFARTKRTVELTPVGKDLLPEVRRILAAADALRPLAQSLSRGEAGVLSLAFVSTADYGLLPALLRDFGARYPGVRLQLTEATSDVQIEELVAGRVDAGLVIPPLPPRHAMSLSYLAIAREPLVVAMSADAAEQLQQGTAEWADTSVDLRDLATAPLVVFPRRLAPGLYDIIMGCYGAAGLTPRIGQEAIQMQTIVSLVSAGMGVALVPQSLRHLRRTGVVYRPLRPVADAPVVETGLVWRAAEVSPVLAGFIEIVRARAAAVSAL from the coding sequence AACGCGCCGATCGAACTGCGTTTGCTGCGCTATTTCGTGACGGTGGCGGAAGAGATGCATTTCGGCCGCGCCGCCGCGCGCCTCGCGATGACGCAGCCGCCGCTTTCGCAGGCCATTCGCGCGCTCGAAGACGCGCTCGGCGTCGCGCTCTTCGCGCGCACCAAGCGCACGGTCGAATTGACGCCGGTCGGCAAGGATCTGCTGCCGGAAGTGCGGCGCATACTCGCCGCCGCCGATGCGCTGCGTCCGCTCGCACAGTCGCTTTCGCGCGGCGAGGCGGGCGTGCTGTCGCTCGCGTTCGTGTCCACCGCCGACTACGGCCTCTTGCCCGCGCTGCTGCGCGATTTCGGCGCGCGCTATCCCGGCGTGCGGCTGCAGCTGACCGAAGCGACGAGCGACGTGCAGATCGAAGAACTCGTCGCCGGGCGCGTGGACGCGGGGCTCGTCATTCCGCCGCTGCCGCCGCGCCACGCGATGTCGCTGTCGTATCTCGCCATTGCCCGCGAGCCGCTCGTCGTCGCGATGTCCGCGGACGCCGCCGAGCAATTGCAGCAGGGTACGGCCGAATGGGCCGACACGAGCGTCGATCTGCGCGATCTCGCAACGGCGCCGCTTGTCGTGTTTCCGAGGCGTCTCGCGCCGGGTTTGTATGACATCATTATGGGCTGCTACGGCGCGGCGGGACTCACGCCGCGCATCGGGCAGGAGGCGATCCAGATGCAGACCATCGTGAGCCTTGTGTCCGCCGGCATGGGCGTCGCGCTCGTGCCGCAGTCGCTGCGGCATTTGCGGCGCACGGGCGTGGTGTATCGTCCGCTGCGGCCGGTGGCGGATGCGCCGGTCGTCGAAACCGGACTCGTGTGGCGCGCGGCCGAGGTGAGTCCGGTGCTCGCCGGCTTCATCGAGATCGTGCGCGCGCGGGCCGCCGCCGTCTCTGCTTTATGA
- the lgt gene encoding prolipoprotein diacylglyceryl transferase, protein MLIHPNFDPVAIHLGPLAVRWYGLMYLVAFISAIVIGRLRLRLPYVAAQGWSAKDIDDMLFYGVLGTILGGRIGYVLFYKASYYAAHPLDIFKVWEGGMSFHGGFLGVTFAMVLFAYQRKRTWLQVTDFVAPMVPLGLAAGRLGNFINGELWGRVTDPAAAWAMLFQNSTNDDAIWLAKNPQLDAKWHLTEIFQRYHMLPRHPSQLYEIALEGIVLFIVIWTFSRKPRPVGAISALFLIGYGLARFTVEFAREPDDYLGLLALGLSMGQWLSLPMIVAGVIMLVWAYKRHRRVAANAA, encoded by the coding sequence ATGCTCATTCACCCCAATTTCGATCCCGTCGCGATTCACCTTGGACCGCTCGCCGTGCGCTGGTACGGCCTCATGTATCTGGTCGCGTTCATTTCGGCCATCGTCATCGGACGGCTGCGGCTGCGCCTGCCGTACGTCGCCGCGCAAGGCTGGAGCGCGAAGGATATCGACGACATGCTGTTCTACGGCGTGCTCGGCACGATTCTCGGCGGGCGCATCGGCTATGTGCTGTTCTACAAGGCGAGCTATTACGCCGCGCATCCGCTCGACATCTTCAAGGTGTGGGAAGGCGGCATGTCGTTTCACGGCGGCTTCCTCGGCGTGACCTTCGCGATGGTGCTGTTCGCGTACCAGCGCAAACGCACGTGGCTGCAAGTGACCGATTTCGTCGCGCCGATGGTGCCGCTCGGCCTCGCGGCGGGGCGTCTCGGCAACTTCATCAACGGCGAACTATGGGGCCGCGTGACCGACCCTGCCGCAGCCTGGGCGATGCTGTTCCAGAACTCGACGAACGACGACGCCATCTGGCTCGCGAAGAATCCGCAGCTCGACGCCAAGTGGCATCTGACGGAGATCTTCCAGCGTTATCACATGCTGCCGCGCCATCCGTCGCAGTTGTATGAGATCGCACTCGAAGGCATCGTGCTGTTCATCGTGATCTGGACGTTCTCGCGCAAGCCGCGTCCGGTCGGCGCCATCTCCGCGCTCTTTCTGATCGGCTATGGACTCGCGCGCTTCACGGTGGAATTCGCCCGCGAACCGGACGACTATCTCGGCCTGCTCGCGCTGGGCCTCTCGATGGGCCAGTGGCTGTCGCTGCCGATGATCGTCGCGGGCGTCATCATGTTGGTGTGGGCGTACAAGCGGCATCGTCGCGTGGCGGCGAACGCGGCGTGA
- a CDS encoding SIMPL domain-containing protein (The SIMPL domain is named for its presence in mouse protein SIMPL (signalling molecule that associates with mouse pelle-like kinase). Bacterial member BP26, from Brucella, was shown to assemble into a channel-like structure, while YggE from E. coli has been associated with resistance to oxidative stress.) — protein MNKKTAAALALAMSGATLAYSASAAAQTVIANPQPAGVLSLSAQASAQVPQDVVTITLFYEQEAADPSSLTATLNQRAEAALREAKGVDGVTAKSGSFTVYPSTDRDGKISAWRGRTEVVLESHDFAAASKLAGKMSSSMQVGNVTFSLSPEAQRAAEQKLSTQAIDSFRKQAQAASQAFGYSSYSIREVNVGHSGVAPRPVMMMQSRAMGADAKMAAPMALEAGTTTVTVDVSGSVQMGR, from the coding sequence ATGAACAAGAAAACCGCCGCCGCCCTCGCCCTCGCGATGTCGGGCGCCACTCTCGCCTATTCCGCCTCGGCCGCCGCGCAGACGGTCATCGCCAATCCGCAGCCCGCGGGCGTGCTCTCGCTCTCGGCGCAGGCGAGCGCGCAAGTGCCGCAGGATGTCGTCACCATCACGCTCTTTTACGAGCAGGAAGCCGCCGATCCGTCATCGCTCACCGCGACGCTCAATCAGCGCGCCGAAGCCGCACTGCGCGAAGCGAAGGGTGTGGATGGCGTGACCGCGAAGAGCGGCTCGTTCACCGTGTATCCGTCGACCGACCGCGACGGCAAGATTTCCGCGTGGCGCGGGCGCACGGAGGTCGTGCTCGAATCGCACGACTTCGCGGCGGCCTCGAAGCTCGCGGGCAAGATGAGTTCGTCGATGCAGGTCGGCAACGTCACGTTCTCGCTGTCGCCGGAAGCGCAGCGCGCCGCGGAGCAGAAGCTCTCGACGCAGGCCATCGATTCGTTCCGCAAGCAGGCGCAAGCCGCCTCGCAGGCGTTCGGCTACAGCAGCTATTCGATTCGCGAGGTGAACGTCGGGCATAGCGGCGTGGCGCCGCGCCCGGTGATGATGATGCAGTCGCGCGCCATGGGCGCCGACGCCAAGATGGCCGCGCCGATGGCGCTCGAAGCCGGCACCACGACCGTGACCGTCGATGTGTCCGGCTCGGTGCAGATGGGCCGCTGA
- a CDS encoding EVE domain-containing protein: MRYWLMKSEPDEASIDHLAHAPKKTLPWTGVRNYQARNFMRDQMKIGDGVLFYHSSCPEPGIAGIAKVCSTAHPDPTQFDPESAYYDPKSKQDTPRWMLVDVRFVKKTRLIALAELREHAELAGMQVLARGNRLSITPVTEDEWRFITERLV, from the coding sequence ATGCGCTACTGGCTGATGAAGTCCGAACCGGACGAAGCGAGCATCGATCATCTCGCGCACGCGCCCAAGAAGACGCTGCCGTGGACCGGCGTGCGCAACTATCAGGCGCGCAACTTCATGCGCGACCAGATGAAGATCGGCGACGGCGTGCTCTTCTACCATTCGAGTTGCCCCGAGCCCGGTATCGCGGGAATCGCGAAGGTCTGCTCGACGGCGCATCCCGATCCCACGCAGTTCGATCCCGAAAGCGCCTACTACGATCCCAAGTCCAAGCAGGACACGCCGCGCTGGATGCTCGTGGATGTGAGATTCGTGAAGAAGACGCGGCTCATTGCGCTCGCCGAACTTCGTGAGCACGCGGAGCTCGCCGGCATGCAAGTGCTCGCGCGCGGCAACCGGCTGTCGATCACGCCTGTCACCGAGGACGAGTGGCGCTTTATTACCGAACGCCTCGTCTAG
- a CDS encoding cell division protein ZapA, whose product MTTTQIEVSILGQQYRLACSPETEAALREAVARVDAEMNKVRNASSVRGTDRIAVMAALSLASELLKLQESVRHGEAFPAEEIRRTMHSMNEQLGAVIAQYEAH is encoded by the coding sequence ATGACGACCACGCAGATCGAAGTATCCATTCTCGGCCAGCAGTATCGCCTCGCGTGCTCGCCGGAAACCGAAGCCGCTCTGCGCGAAGCCGTGGCCCGCGTCGATGCCGAAATGAACAAGGTCCGCAACGCAAGCAGCGTGCGCGGCACGGACCGCATCGCGGTAATGGCCGCGCTTTCGTTGGCGTCCGAATTGCTCAAGCTGCAGGAAAGCGTGCGCCACGGCGAAGCGTTCCCGGCCGAGGAAATCCGCCGCACCATGCATTCGATGAACGAGCAGCTCGGCGCTGTCATTGCGCAATATGAAGCGCACTGA
- a CDS encoding ATPase, with translation MLNELESLSGNIGRLIKISERHNQARLALEAQMEQLRADYASVQAELAQVRQERDALQGERDSLSAKIDDAQVRLNAILEKLPRGKAHHAESDNQLDLLNAEASASREAQHEHAHAEEVHGEHHQGEKA, from the coding sequence ATGCTCAACGAACTCGAATCACTGTCAGGGAACATCGGCCGGCTGATCAAGATCAGCGAGCGCCACAATCAGGCGCGTCTCGCGCTCGAAGCACAAATGGAACAGCTGCGCGCCGATTACGCCAGCGTTCAGGCCGAACTCGCGCAGGTTCGCCAGGAGCGCGACGCGCTGCAAGGCGAACGGGATTCGCTGTCCGCGAAGATCGACGACGCGCAAGTGCGCCTCAACGCGATCCTCGAAAAGCTGCCGCGCGGCAAAGCGCATCATGCCGAGAGCGACAATCAGCTCGATCTTCTGAACGCCGAAGCCAGCGCGTCGCGCGAAGCGCAGCACGAACATGCGCACGCGGAAGAAGTGCACGGCGAGCATCATCAAGGAGAGAAGGCATGA
- a CDS encoding TonB-dependent receptor domain-containing protein — protein sequence MVLPSSGLIRRAARVVMCAAASAPLVQAAHADSDSPSQTLAPVVVTATRGAQPLADSIPQATLFDAQDIADSNADDVLGLIALAPGVQITRNGGPGATSGVFIRGASSTQSLVLIDGVRVESVSLGAAQLSQLMLDQTGRVEVVNGNVSALYGSNAIGGVVQIFTKEGEAHPPRFHFEAEYGSYHTQRQSAGVDGALDAEGRTTFSLNVSREKTDGFSSIDPARAPGANPNANGYLNESVAATLRHKFSDKWDAGVRFLQSNGVNSFDDPYGVPTDLNESHDRVRSASVFANGKLTDNWTTHFTVAQGQDRANIEKNGVYTSRFDSENHQYLWQNDFRLTDAHKLVFGYEHLDQSLDSDQFSAPDRHVNSVFAGYVGRFGPSEVQANVRRDQYSDFGGANSYYLGYAYNFDSHWRASASYAASFRAPSFDDLYYPFSGNPSIQPERSHSAEAALQYASDKIGVMRVTAFETRYSNLIDYVGDSSGFYTAQNVGRAKVQGVEGSWAGHVGATDVRASVTFQNPVDETNHEELTRRARRFASLSAHRSIGRWRVGGEWIVSGARSDYDSTLAGYGVVNLSAQYDITKSWYVNARIDNLFDRNYELAYSYNTPRRGAYVTIGWHPS from the coding sequence ATGGTCTTGCCTTCGTCCGGCCTCATTCGTCGCGCGGCGCGCGTCGTGATGTGCGCCGCCGCGAGTGCGCCGCTTGTCCAGGCCGCGCACGCCGATTCCGATTCTCCGTCGCAGACACTCGCGCCCGTCGTCGTCACGGCGACGCGCGGCGCGCAACCGCTCGCCGATTCCATCCCGCAGGCGACGCTCTTCGACGCGCAAGACATCGCCGACAGCAATGCGGACGATGTGCTCGGACTCATCGCGCTCGCGCCCGGCGTGCAGATCACGCGCAACGGCGGGCCCGGCGCGACCTCGGGCGTCTTCATACGCGGCGCGTCGTCGACGCAATCGCTCGTGCTGATCGACGGCGTGCGCGTCGAATCCGTCTCTCTGGGCGCGGCGCAGTTGTCGCAATTGATGCTCGATCAGACCGGCCGCGTCGAAGTGGTCAATGGCAATGTGTCGGCGCTGTATGGATCGAACGCGATCGGCGGCGTCGTGCAGATTTTCACGAAGGAGGGCGAAGCACATCCGCCGCGCTTTCACTTCGAAGCCGAATACGGCAGCTATCACACGCAACGGCAATCGGCGGGCGTCGACGGCGCGCTCGATGCCGAGGGCCGCACCACGTTCAGCCTGAACGTGTCGCGCGAGAAGACCGACGGCTTTTCGTCGATCGATCCCGCGCGCGCGCCCGGCGCGAATCCGAACGCGAACGGTTATCTGAACGAAAGCGTCGCCGCGACGCTGCGCCACAAGTTCAGCGACAAGTGGGACGCGGGCGTGCGCTTCCTGCAATCGAACGGCGTGAACAGCTTCGACGATCCCTACGGCGTGCCGACCGATCTCAACGAATCGCATGATCGCGTGCGCTCGGCGTCGGTGTTCGCGAACGGCAAGCTCACCGACAACTGGACGACGCACTTCACCGTCGCGCAGGGGCAAGACCGCGCGAACATCGAGAAGAACGGCGTCTATACGAGCCGCTTCGACTCGGAGAATCATCAGTATCTGTGGCAGAACGACTTTCGGCTCACAGACGCGCACAAGCTCGTGTTCGGCTACGAGCACCTCGACCAGTCGCTCGATTCGGACCAGTTCAGCGCGCCCGACCGGCATGTGAACTCCGTTTTCGCGGGCTATGTCGGCCGCTTCGGTCCGAGCGAAGTGCAGGCCAACGTGCGCCGCGACCAGTATTCCGACTTCGGCGGCGCGAACAGCTACTATCTGGGCTACGCGTACAACTTCGATTCGCACTGGCGCGCGAGCGCGAGCTACGCGGCGTCGTTTCGCGCGCCGAGCTTCGACGATCTCTACTATCCGTTCAGCGGCAATCCGTCGATACAGCCGGAGCGCAGCCATTCGGCCGAGGCCGCGTTGCAGTACGCATCGGACAAGATCGGCGTGATGCGCGTGACGGCATTCGAGACGCGCTATTCGAATCTGATCGACTACGTGGGCGACAGCAGCGGCTTCTATACCGCGCAGAACGTGGGGCGCGCGAAGGTGCAGGGCGTCGAGGGATCGTGGGCGGGACACGTGGGCGCAACGGACGTGCGCGCGAGCGTGACGTTCCAGAATCCCGTCGACGAGACGAATCACGAAGAGTTGACGCGTCGCGCGCGGCGCTTCGCGTCGCTGTCGGCGCATCGGTCGATCGGGCGCTGGCGCGTGGGCGGCGAGTGGATCGTGAGCGGCGCGCGCAGCGATTACGATTCGACGCTCGCGGGCTACGGCGTCGTCAATCTGTCCGCGCAATACGACATCACGAAGTCGTGGTACGTGAATGCGCGCATCGACAACCTGTTCGACCGCAACTATGAACTGGCTTACTCGTACAACACGCCGCGTCGCGGCGCTTACGTCACGATCGGCTGGCATCCGTCGTGA
- a CDS encoding FecCD family ABC transporter permease encodes MHAGRAAAIWLALGAAVVVVLAASLALGSVALPPTRAIAALLHAHAATPDIADEIVLNLRLPRALAGFASGALLALAGALLQVLLRNPLAEPYVLGVSGGAAAFALSAMLASMPWWGVDLAACAGALASIVLVLGLARTHMWHGEQDASPRLLLTGVVVAAGWGALITLILSVAPENRLRGMVFWLTGDLNGASTPWPAMIALGVALALIVPCAPQLNVLLRGEATARSLGVPVERVRLRVYLVASLAAAAAVTTAGTIGFVGLVVPHLLRLAFGNDQRMLVPAAALAGGLAVMSADLAARTVIAPAQLPVGVVTALIGVPMFLWMLLRRPR; translated from the coding sequence ATGCACGCAGGCCGCGCCGCCGCGATCTGGCTCGCGTTGGGCGCGGCGGTCGTCGTCGTGCTGGCGGCGTCGCTCGCGCTCGGAAGCGTCGCGCTGCCGCCGACGCGCGCCATCGCCGCGCTGCTGCACGCGCACGCGGCCACGCCCGATATCGCCGATGAAATCGTGCTGAACCTGCGATTGCCGCGCGCGCTCGCGGGCTTCGCATCGGGCGCGCTGCTCGCGCTCGCCGGGGCGCTGCTGCAAGTGCTGCTGCGCAATCCGCTCGCTGAACCGTACGTGCTCGGCGTGTCCGGCGGCGCGGCGGCGTTCGCTCTTTCCGCGATGCTCGCGTCGATGCCGTGGTGGGGCGTCGATCTCGCCGCGTGCGCGGGCGCGCTCGCATCCATCGTGCTGGTGCTCGGACTTGCGCGCACGCACATGTGGCACGGCGAACAGGACGCATCGCCACGGCTCTTGCTCACGGGCGTCGTGGTCGCGGCGGGCTGGGGCGCGCTCATCACGCTGATACTCAGCGTGGCGCCCGAGAACCGGCTGCGCGGCATGGTCTTCTGGCTGACCGGCGACCTCAACGGCGCATCGACGCCGTGGCCCGCGATGATCGCGCTCGGCGTGGCGCTCGCGTTGATCGTGCCGTGCGCGCCGCAGTTGAACGTGCTGTTGCGCGGCGAAGCCACCGCGCGTTCGCTCGGCGTGCCGGTGGAACGCGTGCGGCTGCGCGTGTATCTGGTGGCATCGCTCGCGGCGGCGGCAGCGGTGACTACGGCGGGGACCATCGGCTTCGTCGGGCTCGTGGTGCCGCATCTGCTGCGGCTCGCGTTCGGCAACGACCAGCGCATGCTCGTGCCCGCCGCCGCGCTCGCGGGCGGCCTCGCCGTGATGAGCGCGGACCTCGCCGCGCGGACGGTCATCGCGCCGGCGCAGTTGCCGGTGGGCGTCGTCACGGCGCTGATCGGCGTGCCCATGTTCCTGTGGATGCTGCTGCGAAGGCCGCGATGA
- a CDS encoding ABC transporter ATP-binding protein, giving the protein MKPLSVDNLALRAGARTLVDGLSATIAAGEVWCIAGPNGAGKTTLIGVLAGIAKPASGAITLGGRALASWRAADLARERALMPQSTHDAFSATVLDTVLLNRFPYLTGWGWESEDDRAAAHAALAALGLADLASRDVLTLSGGERQRVALAAALCQQAPLLLLDEPLAHLDLHHQIDCLHALAAAARDEGRAIVFSCHDLNLARRFATHALLLDGKGGAHVGPVADVLTPARASAAFGYPLVLIRDGEHEALVPSLHPF; this is encoded by the coding sequence ATGAAGCCGCTCTCTGTCGATAACCTCGCCTTGCGCGCGGGCGCCCGAACGCTCGTCGATGGCCTTTCTGCGACCATCGCGGCGGGCGAAGTGTGGTGTATCGCCGGGCCGAACGGCGCGGGCAAGACCACGCTCATCGGCGTGCTCGCGGGAATCGCGAAGCCGGCGTCGGGCGCGATCACGCTCGGCGGCCGCGCGCTTGCGTCGTGGCGCGCGGCGGACCTCGCCCGGGAACGCGCGCTGATGCCGCAAAGCACGCACGACGCCTTCAGCGCAACCGTGCTCGACACCGTGCTGCTCAACCGCTTTCCGTATCTGACGGGCTGGGGCTGGGAAAGCGAAGACGACCGCGCCGCCGCGCATGCCGCGCTCGCGGCGCTCGGTCTCGCAGACCTGGCTTCGCGCGACGTGCTCACGCTCTCGGGCGGCGAAAGGCAGCGCGTGGCGCTTGCCGCCGCGCTATGCCAGCAAGCGCCGCTCTTGCTGCTCGACGAACCGCTCGCGCATCTGGACCTGCATCATCAGATCGACTGCCTGCATGCGCTCGCCGCCGCCGCGCGCGACGAGGGACGCGCGATCGTCTTTTCGTGCCATGACCTGAATCTTGCGCGCCGCTTCGCCACGCACGCGCTCTTGCTCGACGGCAAGGGCGGCGCGCATGTCGGTCCCGTCGCCGACGTGCTGACGCCCGCGCGCGCGAGCGCGGCGTTCGGCTATCCGCTGGTCCTGATCCGCGATGGCGAGCACGAAGCGCTCGTGCCTTCGCTTCACCCTTTCTGA
- the cobT gene encoding nicotinate-nucleotide--dimethylbenzimidazole phosphoribosyltransferase has protein sequence MSTAHALPKPCPLDRSIEPELRRIIDMKTKPPGSLGRLETLALQMGLIQQTTKPRIERPAMIVFAGDHGIAAEGVSPYPQEVTAQMVANFLAGGAAINALSRSVGMALEVVDAGVATPIPVDHGYERLSLGLGTRNFARQAAMSRETALEGIARGASRVRHHASLGTNVIGFGEMGIANTSAAACLMSRLCALPIDECVGRGTGLDDRGLAHKRDVLGRALASHAASGNAIDTLATFGGFEIAMMTGAYLAAAEARMTILVDGFIATSALLVASRIAPDVREYCVFAHASNEAGHQRMLAHLDAAPLLQLDMRLGEGTGAALALPILRAAVAFVDEMASFDAAGVSNKQA, from the coding sequence ATGTCCACTGCTCACGCGCTGCCGAAGCCTTGCCCGCTCGACCGCAGCATCGAACCGGAGCTGCGCCGCATCATCGACATGAAGACGAAGCCGCCCGGCAGCCTCGGCCGGCTCGAAACGCTCGCGCTGCAAATGGGTTTGATCCAGCAGACGACGAAGCCGCGCATCGAGCGTCCCGCGATGATCGTGTTCGCGGGCGATCACGGCATCGCGGCCGAAGGCGTGAGTCCGTATCCGCAGGAAGTGACGGCGCAGATGGTCGCGAATTTCCTGGCGGGCGGCGCGGCGATCAACGCGTTGTCGCGCTCGGTCGGCATGGCGCTCGAAGTGGTCGATGCGGGCGTGGCGACGCCCATTCCGGTCGATCACGGCTACGAGCGGCTGTCGCTCGGTCTCGGCACGCGCAACTTCGCGCGGCAAGCGGCGATGTCGCGCGAGACGGCGCTCGAAGGCATCGCGCGGGGCGCGTCGCGTGTGCGCCATCACGCGTCGCTCGGGACGAACGTGATCGGCTTCGGCGAAATGGGCATCGCGAACACGTCGGCGGCGGCGTGTCTGATGAGCCGCTTGTGCGCGCTGCCTATCGACGAATGCGTCGGCCGCGGCACGGGTCTCGACGATCGCGGCCTCGCGCATAAACGCGATGTGCTCGGGCGCGCGCTCGCATCGCATGCGGCGAGCGGCAACGCGATCGACACGCTCGCCACGTTCGGCGGCTTCGAAATAGCGATGATGACGGGCGCGTATCTCGCGGCGGCAGAAGCGCGCATGACCATTCTCGTCGACGGCTTCATCGCGACGTCCGCGCTGCTCGTCGCGTCGCGGATCGCGCCGGACGTGCGCGAGTACTGCGTGTTCGCGCATGCATCGAACGAAGCGGGGCATCAGCGCATGCTCGCGCATCTGGACGCCGCGCCGCTCTTGCAACTCGACATGCGTCTCGGCGAAGGCACGGGCGCGGCGCTCGCGCTGCCTATCTTGCGCGCGGCCGTGGCTTTCGTCGACGAAATGGCGAGCTTCGATGCAGCGGGCGTCTCGAACAAACAAGCCTGA
- a CDS encoding adenosylcobinamide-GDP ribazoletransferase, with translation MNRPLDELRYFFTALGYFTRVPVPRWVGFERDYLNAAARYFPLVGAMVGGVAALVYLAALRVFPAGIAVLLSMAATLLLTGAFHEDGLADCADAFGGGYTRDDVLRIMHDSRIGAFGAIALVIALALKWQSLAALPPIRAVVLMIAAHAASRAFAISYLVTLDYVRAEGKAKPVAQRMSAMSFAIAMLFGLPWLFCFGWTFACVAMAVLALLRVVVGRYFVRRIGGYTGDCLGCAQQIFEIAIYLVGLAWTSY, from the coding sequence ATGAACCGGCCGCTCGACGAACTGCGCTATTTCTTCACGGCGCTCGGCTATTTCACGCGCGTGCCGGTGCCGCGCTGGGTCGGCTTCGAGCGCGACTATCTGAACGCGGCGGCGCGGTACTTTCCGCTCGTCGGCGCGATGGTCGGCGGCGTCGCGGCGCTCGTGTATCTCGCCGCGCTGCGCGTGTTTCCCGCAGGCATCGCGGTGCTGCTTTCGATGGCCGCGACGCTTCTGCTCACCGGCGCATTTCACGAAGACGGACTTGCCGATTGCGCCGATGCCTTCGGCGGCGGCTACACGCGCGACGACGTGCTGCGCATCATGCACGATTCGCGCATCGGCGCATTCGGGGCGATCGCGCTCGTCATCGCGCTCGCGCTGAAGTGGCAAAGCCTCGCGGCGTTGCCGCCGATTCGTGCAGTAGTCCTGATGATTGCCGCGCACGCCGCGAGCCGCGCGTTCGCGATCAGCTATCTCGTCACGCTCGATTACGTGCGCGCCGAAGGCAAGGCGAAGCCGGTCGCGCAGCGCATGAGCGCGATGTCCTTCGCGATCGCGATGCTCTTCGGCTTGCCGTGGCTCTTTTGCTTCGGCTGGACGTTCGCCTGCGTCGCGATGGCCGTGCTCGCGTTGCTGCGCGTGGTCGTCGGGCGCTACTTCGTGCGGCGCATCGGTGGTTATACGGGCGATTGCCTCGGCTGCGCGCAGCAGATTTTCGAAATCGCGATCTATCTCGTCGGGCTCGCATGGACCTCGTATTGA
- the cobC gene encoding alpha-ribazole phosphatase, translated as MDLVLIRHPAVAVDEGVCYGQSDVPLARDARASAHEIDARMRSLDVPACVDGWHTSPLRRCALLAEALGAVRIDARLSELHFGAWEGRAWNDIDRALIDAWAADIEHARPHGGESLAQFGERVTGWFDDTCANASNAVHVVAHAGVVRVLAAHLLRVDRASVLQWPLAFGGIVQLRRFGTGWGLVRWNA; from the coding sequence ATGGACCTCGTATTGATACGTCACCCGGCTGTGGCCGTCGATGAAGGCGTCTGCTACGGCCAAAGCGATGTGCCGCTTGCCCGCGATGCGCGAGCTTCGGCGCATGAGATCGACGCGCGCATGCGTTCGCTCGATGTTCCCGCTTGCGTCGATGGATGGCACACGAGTCCTTTGCGCCGATGCGCTTTGCTGGCCGAGGCGCTCGGCGCGGTTCGCATCGACGCGCGGCTCTCCGAACTGCATTTCGGCGCATGGGAAGGCCGCGCCTGGAACGATATCGACCGCGCGCTCATCGACGCGTGGGCCGCCGATATCGAGCACGCGCGTCCGCACGGCGGCGAGAGTCTCGCGCAGTTCGGCGAGCGCGTGACGGGATGGTTCGATGACACGTGCGCGAACGCGTCGAATGCGGTGCATGTCGTCGCGCATGCGGGCGTCGTGCGGGTGCTCGCGGCGCATTTGCTGCGCGTGGATCGGGCGAGCGTGCTGCAATGGCCGCTCGCGTTTGGCGGGATCGTGCAGCTTCGGCGGTTCGGTACGGGGTGGGGGCTTGTGCGGTGGAATGCGTAG